GGTTGGAACTTCAGACAGAGCCCGAGCGGACCCAAAATATCAAGAATCAAGAGATTTTGCCCACCAAATTTGATAAGATTCTAGGCATATGATCAATGATGTACCAGGAAGCTAACTCTAAGAAAGAAGCATCTAACTCtttctacattgagagatcgggcgatgGGGACTTTTAATGAAATACCTTGAAGATTTCCCATGTGAATGGAGAAAGAGGTGATGGGGGTCAAATGTTCCGAAGATTGGAGAATCCAAAGAACCCCATAGCAATGAAATCCCATTGTTGAAACTTGATTTCCCCGCAAGAGTTTGAGAGGAGAGAGGTGGTGGCGTCAGTGGTGTATGAGAGTGAGTTAGGGTTTGAGGGAGCTGTCCAACGGGTATAtatagatttaagtgaattgtCGGAAGTTCTGATGTGGGGTCGGAAGTGGTTTTGCTGACGACACGATAGGCGTGTTCATTAGTATCATAACCAAGAATAAAACCTTTGTCAACCTTTgatgcaaactttgagcttttggttttcttgttaagtatgaaacacttactcccaaaaactctaaagtagtgCACCTTGGTTTTGTTACCGATGATTATCTCGTAGGGTGTCTTGCCCAAGTATTTGTGGAGgtagaggcggttgatggcatgacacGCCGTATTGATAGCTTCGGTCCAAAAGATATCCGGAGTCTTATACTCATCAGGCATTGTTCTTGCAGTTTCAATCAATATCCTATTTTTCCTCTCAACaataccattttgttgaggtgtgTATGGTGCGGAGAATTCATgtttgattccttcttcatcaaggAATTCTTCAACATTGGTGTTCCGGAATTCTGAGCCATTATCACTTCTTACATTCTTGATCTTCAACTCATATTCATTTTGAGCACTTCTAATGAATTTCTTGACAATTCCTTGAGTTTCACTTTTatcttgcaaaaagaatacctaAGTGAAATGAGAaaaatcagcaacaacaacaagaccatatttgttaccgccaATGCTAATGTAGGAAATGGGTCCAAACAAATCCATGTGTAGAAATTTCAATGGTCTTGATGTAGTCATGATGTTTTTGGTGGGGTGTGGAGCACCAACTTGCATTTCGGCTTGGTATGCGCTACACAACCTATCTTTATCAAAGACAATATTTTGTTAGTCCTAGGATATGCTTGCCTTTTTtaagtttggccaagttcctcatcctGACATGGGCTAGTCGGTGATGCCAAAGCCAACCCAAAttagattttgccactaaacaagtCTTGGGCTCAACTATCTCCTTGGAGAAATCAACAAGATCGACTTTGCCCTTCAAGTGATCTGTAAaagcaatagaggaatcctTCCTTCTAAAGACAATCACACCCTCAttagtaaagagacaattgtagCCCACTTCACAAAGTTGCGAGACCAACAACAAGTTGTACCCCCAAAGTTTCAACCAAATAAACATTTGAAATAGAGTTTTTATTTGAGAGTGCAATTTTACCCAGACTAATCACATGTCCTTTGCTATTGTCTCCAAAGACAATAGTTTCTTTAGGTATATCATGAAGCTCTAGGGATGTGAACAAATCCTTCTccccggtcatatgatttgagcatccactatcaagcaatCATGCGGTGCCACCCGAGGAGTAGGCCTACAAAACAAATTAAGCTTTGAATTTAGGTACCCAAAAAGATTTGGGTCCTTAAGGGTTAGATGGATATACTTTTGGAACCCACACACTCCTAAGAATTGCCCTCTTAGTGTAAGCTCCAACATACTTGATCACTATTTTACCATTGTGGTCCATTGTCACCATATAATCCGTAGTGTAGCTTGGTGATGGCTCATGCTTAGTGACCTTTGCCTTGATGGGATATTCAATGTTCATCAAATCCTCAAGATTTGATCCCTTGGTAAACATGACACATTCCTTACCTTTGACCACCTTCCGGTCATTTACCTTGCCTCCCTTGTAGTGACCAAGCCCATCCTTTTTATGGGACCGTCTCCCTTCCTTGTACGCAACCTTAGGCTCAGGCTTGGTGTCACCTTCATATCCGTTTCTTACCAACTTGTTTAACCTCTCAAGTTGAGCATCCTTTGCTTTGATCAACTTTTCTAGCTTTGCCAAGTTAGTAATACAAGCCTGCACATCAATTTTATAACACTTTGAACACCCTTCAAGAGTTGCTTTAGAATTGGTTTTGGTGCTTTCCCAAAGGGCATTGTAGCTAACTTCAAGACCTTTGTACTTGGTCGTTAAGCATGAGAAGCTTCCTTGAAGTTTACTATGAGTGGCCTTTAGGGAAGCTAGAGATTCATTTATCAAAGTGGTCTCCTTTGACATCCTCTCTTTTGAATCATTAGCTAGAGATAAATCGATAGCTAAATTTTCAACTTTCACCTTTTCTTCGTCAAGAGGCTTCTCTAAGGTAAGGTTTCTCTCCTTCTCAAGGATGAACAAGTCCTCTTGCCTATCGAGACACTTCTTCTTTTTCTCCAATTTCTCCATAATctttttaatttctttaaaacCTTTGTTTCCAAATTCTATTATCATGAATCTTTATGTTACTCTTCCTCATAATCAAAATTATTTTGTGTACTACCTGATATGGTGGAAGGATGAGAGGAGGAGGTGGGTGATTTTTGTACCTTAGTCCCTCTTGCCATGAGACAAAAAGGGGCGTCATCTTCATTATCAGAGATGCTGTTGAAGAGTTTCCTTGAAGACTTTGGTATGGCTAGAGTTGCCACACCTTCATGATCGGAGTCTTCATGACTAGACTCCCACTCTTGACCAATATGAGCATGAGCTTGATATTTCTTCTTGTAGTCcttactcttctccttgtacctCTTCTCCTCTTTTTTTTGTTCTTCAATTGTGGGCAATCGGCAATATAGTGACCCACTTCTTTGCAGTCATAACATCTTCTTTGTGATGGCTTCTTCTTGTCATCACCACCTTTCTTGTAGTACTTCTTCTTCATGAACTTCTTAAAGTTTCTCAATACCAAGACCATCTCTTCATCGGTGGATccttcatcacttgaatcttcctttTTTGACTTTAGAGCCTTGAGGCTTGATTCAACCTTATCACTTGAGCTAGCATTGAGTGCTACATTCTTGTTCACTTTGTGACTAAGTGACTTTGCCACATCCCTCTCAACCAACTCTTAATGAAGGATTTCACCAAGAAGTTGATTAGGTGTCTTGACCTTGAATTTGGGATCTCTTCTAATCATTGTTGTAAGAGTAGGGTTCCTTGTCGTGAAGGCCCTAAGCAACTTCTTTGTCACCTTCTGATCTTCCCATTCCGTGCTTCCAAGATATCTAATGTCTGATATAGGGACCATTAGTCTATCATACATTTGCCTCACGGTTTCTTCATCATGCATGACAAAGTGCTCTAGCTCTCCTTGCAACAAATCCATATTGCCTTCTCTAACTTCATTGGTTCCCTCATGAGCTTCTCTTAGTGTGTCCCAAATTTTCTTGGCTATTTCAACATTACGGACTTTGTTGAATTCTTGGGCACAAAGGGAACTTGTGATGACCCTCACGGCAACGCGCAAGTAGTCTTGAGCTTGTTCAGCCACGGGTACACCGTTCGTAGGAGGAGTCACACCTACAATCACAACTTCCCAAATAGAGGGGTGAAGTCCGTAGAGATGCATTTTCAAGTCATAAGACCACTTAGCATAATCAGTCCCATCAAAGAAAGGAGGTTTTCCCAAGTGGACCGACTGAGATTGAGAAATAGGATATTGAGATGAAGCATAGTTATGAGGAACTTGATTTAACCCGAAGAAAGGATGCTTCTCGCTTTCTTCCTTGATTCGCTTCATCATCAACTTCTCAGCCTTCTTCTCAATTTTGGCCTTCatcttctcttttctccttcttatTGCTTCCAATGTCTCACCCTTGCTTTCATCATTTGAACTTGAGTCTGCATCATGAATGGAGGGTGAACGGCTTGTTTGCCCGAAGGGATTTCCGGCACCATCTAATTCGGTACCGGCATCGACTTGAGCAGTGACGGTTGCGGCGGCGTTAGCACCATGCCCAGACATCTTGATATCTCTTAGCGAAGTCTAAATCAAGAGattaggctctgataccaattgaaaagAACTTGGTGATGcatagaggggggtgaatagtcaTACCTAAAAGACCTAAAAAATTATTCGCAGCAATTAAATGAGTCAAAACTTCGGACACTGTGTAGAAAGTTCTGACGGGTTGGAACTTCTAACACTAGTCCGGAACTTTCGACAAAACTAAAGTTCTTATaggaaattcaaaattaaacttgaaactgtagaacctggctgaatcaaaagttgcacaATGATACTAGAAGACTTCTGCAGGTGATCTTTGCTAGTCCAACAACTCGAGTACGTAGATCGGCACAAAACAAATTCTAGATCAATAAGacataaataaatgcaataagtAGAAGACACAAGAGATTTGTACCTGAAGTTCACTTCCACTAAGAAAGCTACATCTtcgttgaggagctcacaaagagccgggtcTTCCATTAAtcctttacctcactcaatcaaccataaagaaggattgagtcacttactatgaaatccacaaaggatagggtaatacaaactttccAGGACGCAcacacacgagaggacgctCCACGGGCAACACCAAACcatctagaagcaagcttcaagagtaacgaACACGAATTGAAGaatgaagatgcttcaagtgctcttgacaTGAACTTGGCTGCCTTCTCTCTTAAATGGTTgagtctcacacctcaatcttgctctcacccaagtcctagctcaaatcaactaaaggattAGCTCAAGGAGGGATTGGGGAGGAGTAGTAAATGCTCTTGGAGGTGTTTGTCTCGGGTTAGGCCAGCAGCAAATAAAGGAGGGGCTGAGAGGGTATAAATACTCAAGCTCCAAAAACTAGCTGTTAGTGCACTAgttaagtgattgtcggaacttccgacacagggTCGGAAGTTCTAACCATTTAAAAACAGCTAGCCTAAGACCCCTTCTCGGAAGAATCTAGCTTCTTCCGACAAGTGTTGGAAGTTTCAACACggggtcggaacttccaacacaGGGTCGGAACTCGTGACACACACTGAAACAGTCAGAAAACTAGGTGCTCAAGTGTGTGATTTTGTGTCTCTCCTAAGTGGTTAACATCTCAAATAAGAACTTTGATACCTTCATGCTATCCAttcgcatccctcttaatagtacggtgttccctaaactcaaattcaaaatataaaataaataaagatttTCTTTCAAGCCCAACATCatcctttaagcaaatttggcgtcttttcttgctctttttcctttcattgaattttaacctgtccataactcgataaacttattagctccttaattttcCTGTCATACTATTCTTTCATGTCTTTCATATGGTCGATATGCTTTTCATCATGACAGAATAGCTTCCCTTATTAAAGTTGAGAACTTTGATATCCTTTCCCAATAGCTGCACCTATTAAAATTTTGATCGTTGTGTGGTAAGTTTACCAAAGTAGAGTACTATCAACTATCATCATGAATAGGATGGCTGTTAGACATTCACTAGCATAGTATTGGTTTACTCAACAAAGCTATCAAAATGGTTTTGGGCTTTAGGATATGGAGTTGGAGCCGCGGTATTGGATTGCACCCAACAAACAAGAGTCATATAGAGATATGATTAGCAATTTGTTGTTTACCTATGTCACTAACTTTCTAGATGTGAAGCCAAAGCTCACTAGGATTTCAGTGAATATGGATCTTGGTCCCCTAAATGTTGTTAGAGGGAAGATGATGTTAATATAGTGGGAGTCTTTTATTAAATTTGTTAATAGAAGCATTGCACAAAACTTAGTGCTAAAACCATGATCTTATTTTAATGTTGTAGATCATGTCTGCCAGTAACACTTCCCCTTTCAATTTGAGATCTGTTCTTGAGAAATAAAAGTTGAATCAAACAAACTTTATTGATTGGTACCGCAACCTGAGAATTGTTCTTAGGCAAGAGAAAAAGTAGTATGTTCTTGAGCAACAATATCCTGATGACCTCCCTGATGGTGCACTGCTGCAGCTTGCAAAGCTTATGAGAAGCACTGTAATGATTCACTCGATGTCCGTTGTCTCATGCTTGCCACCATATCCCCTGATCTGCAGAAGCAGTATGAGCATGCCGATGCTCACTCCATGATTGAGAGGCTACGTGGAATGTTTGAGAACCAAGCTAGGACTGAGAGGTACAACATCTCAAAGTCCTAGTTTGTGTGCAAGCTAGTAGAGGGTAGTCCGGTTAGTCCTCATGTGATCAAGATGATTGGTTACATTGAGACTTTGGAGAAACTTGGTTCTGAGCTCAAGCCTGATCTGGCTATTGATGTCATTCTCCAATCGCTCCCGACGAGCTATGAGCCTTTTATCATGAACTTTTAGATGAACGGCATGGACAAAATATTGGCTGAATTGTATGGGATGCTAAAAATAGTAGAGAAGAGCATTAAGAAAAACCCCCCTCATGTGATGATGGTTCAAAAGGAGAACAAAAGGAGGAAGCGTTGGATGCCTCCTAATGGCAAAGCTAAAGGAAAGGTCCCTAATGAGCCCTTGAGCTCTAAGCAAAAGCCAAAGGTCAAATCTGGCCCTAATCCAAATGATGAATGCTTCCATTGCCATGCCAAGGGGCATTGGTCAAGAAACCGCAAGAAATACTTGGAGgatatgaagaagaagaaggaagtgAGACTTTCGCTGTCAGACCCTAGACCacaggactgcgcacatggcgtacatattctaagATAAGGGAtgagacatggcccacaccatacatcagttgtaactactcgtactgtagtagaactactcatcaGTTGTAACATTAACACAAAAAGGCTTCGACCGAATGATTTGAATCCCACTTTTATTTGGCATTGTCGTTTAGATCATATAAATGAGAAGCACATAGAAAAACTCCATAAAGATGGTTTATTAAGCTCATTTGATTTTGAATCATTTGACACGTGCGAGTCTTGTTTACTTGGGAAGATGACTAAAGTGAGAGGGCAAGTGACTTGTTGGGACTTGTACATACCGATGTATGTGGACCGATGAGCTCAATAGCCAGAGATGGTTTTCATTACTTCGTTACTTTTACTGATGACTTTAGTAGATATGGATATGTCTACTTAATGAGGCACAAGTCTGAATCATTTGAAAAGTTCAAGGAATTTCAGAGTGAAGTACAGAATCAATTAGGCAAGATAATTAAATTTCTGCGATCTGATCGTGGGGTGAATATTTGAGCCACGAATTCGGTGATCATCTAAAACAACGTGGAATTGTTCCACAATTGACTCCACCTAGAATGCCTCAATGGAATGGGGTCTCCGAACGGAGGAACCAAATCTTATTAGACATGGTTAGGTTGATGATGAGCCAAACTGATCTTCCACTATCATTTTGGGGTTATGCTCTAGAAACTGCTGTGTTTACACTGAAAAGGGTTCCAACTAAGTCTGTGGAAAAGACGTCATATGAGATATGGACTGGGAAACATCTCGGATTATCTTTCCTAGTTTGGGATGTGAGGCTTATGTCAAACGTTTGATGTCTAATAAGCTCACTTCAAAATCAGACAAGTGTTTCTTTGTGGGGTATCTGGGGGAAACAAAAGGATATTATTTATCCGGGGGAAACAAAAggatattatttttataatcaAACGGAAGGTAAAGTGTTTGTTGCCTGCAATGGTGTCTTCTTAGGGAAAGAGTTCCGATCAAAAGGAGTTAGTGGGAGCAAGGTGCAACTTGAAGAAATTCGAGATGTACATGAAACGGTTTCAGCCCCCACTGAACCTTCACCGGATGAACAAGGAGTTGTAGAACCCGTTATTGAAGAACCAGCCCCACAAAGGTCTATAAGGGCACGTCGTGCACCTGAAAAGTTCACGCTCCTAACCACGGGGCAGCGCGACATATTGTAATTGGATAATGAAGAGTCTAAGACCAGACTCTAAGAAATGGCTTGGAGCCATGAAATCCGAAATAGAATCCATGCATGACAATCAAGTTTGGAACTTGGTTGATCCTATTGACGGTGTAAGACCGGTGGAGTGCAAGTGAATTTTTAAGAAAAAGATATTCAAGGATGTAAATGTTCATATCCATAAAGCGCGATTGGTGGCGAAAGGGTTTAAACAAATTCAAGGTGTTGACTATGATGAAACATTTTCACCCATCGCAATGCTAAAGTCTATTTGGATTCTTCTATCTGCATTTTTTATGACTAtgagatatggcaaatggatgtcaaaactgCTTTCCTGAACGAAAACCTTAGTAAGGATGTATATGTGATCCATCCACGACCACCGGTAAGGTGATTGTAAGGAATCGATGCTCGTAGCCTAAGAGGGGAGGGGTGAATTAGGCAATTCTAAAGCCTTAACCTATGGCTCAAGCACAAAACATAAGCTAAAACATATTATCTAGATGTGCAATTAGGGTTCAACTAGTGTCAAAATCTCATCCCAAAGAGTTTTACAACTTATAGCCAATCCTAGCaagatactacactaagaaTGTAAAGTCACACAAGATTGTAATAAGAAATACGGAAGCTTAAAGGAAGGGAATGAGGGGAAGCAAGCTCTCGCCATgaaaatttatcccgtggtatcggTAGGCACAAAACCACCCCTAGTCCatgttgttgaagcactcactgAGAGTATTGCTTCCCGGTCACCAAGTATCTTCCGGTACTCTTCTTGACATGCcacaaaagcttagccaccaagGCCCACGCCAAGTCTCCAGTCACCTTGATGTCGTCTCCACTAAGGagcttctccatgaagaaagggGGTATCCACGTCTCCCGTACAAAGCTGTCAttgccgctccacaccaagccggagggtTGATGATTTGCCGGTGAGCCACCAAGACTCCAAAGGGGCCAGCAAACTGAGATACAACTTGTGGTTCACTCAAAAACCAGCACACAAGGcatctctcactctctctagagctaaGCCTACTACTAACACTCTCAAAGCTTTGCTAAACCTAAGGATGTGATCAATGAGCTCCTAGgtggcttggagaacttcttTAGAGTGTGGGTAGCTTCTTATGAACTCCAGCAACCTCAAATAACCTGGGGTGaggccttatataggctagaaATCTACTCCTAGCCGTTACATATTTTTTCACTAAAAAGCATAAAgagtcggttaaaccggtcgcTGCCATCAGTTTAACTAGTCACACTCAGCCTGCCTACTAGCTGTTGAACTCCAACTGCCATCCTCTGCTGACGTCATTGCACCGACGCAATGCACTGACGACCGTCGATTTAACCGGTCCTCAAGACTTTGCTCGGAAACACTTCTAGAACCAAAATATGCGTACTGAGTAACCACAGCACGCTTGCACCGACGCTTTCTTTTGCACAATCGGTTTAACCGATGCCTCTGTCATTTCTCCACTTGATCGTTATGTCATCTACTCATTGCACCGATGCCTCTATTCTTGTAGCGTCGATTCAACCGGTGCAACTGGATTCTTCCGTACTtgatcgttgtttcaactactAATCTTGATGGTTGTTTCAACTACTAATGTACCgaccgtcggttcaaccggttaTCTGATTTCGGCTGGCACGTCCAATTCGTCGATGCGATCATTTGGACAGCTCAAATATATTCTATCTCTGTATTTTGACTACACCTTGGATATTTTGATAGCGAATTGGACCATCTTTGTATATTGATTGGACTCCATCCATGGAAACTAAATCCTACGATCTTGAGCTTACAAACTTATTAGTCAATGTTATCATATAATTATCAAAATCACAACTAAGGCTACGTTCTTTACAGTGATCACCACGATAGGGGATGAGATGGGATCAGATCAGAAACAAAGATAAAGATAGAATAGAAGGCCAGGAACACACGCCGCGGCCACCGCGACCAGAGAAACAAACATAGAACAGCAGTCCGGGGATGGCACAAATCGATTGAATCAGCTCAGATCACTTACCTAGACCACCATGAGGAAGGAGACGCAGGGCAGGCAGCTGGCGCCACCAATCGAGTCCGATCCCGTAGATGATAGCGGCGGCGTCACGGCTGGTCGTTGATGGATCGCGCGTGTGAGGGAGGGCTGGGTGACTGGGTGACGAGGGATCGGCGTTTGCGCGAGGAGGGTTTGGGCATCGGGGTAAGGGAGAATTCGCTGTTTGAAACAGAATGCGCGAAAATAGGATCGGCAGCGCCTAATTGCCGAGCGGCGAGACAACGGAAGCGTGACACCAAAATCTGAGTGACACCAATCTCTTGTTCGGCTCATAGGGTTTTAATCCCCAAGAGGATTTAATCCAGGCAGGGATTGGGTGAATCCCTCCCATGTCACCCAAACCCTGTCGGGGATTAATCCCTTCCTTCCTCTTAATCCCTCTCTTGAAACCATTTGTTCGATTTGTGGCAGGGATTAGTGAACCTGACCCTGCAGGCTGCTGCTGCACTGCAGCACGCAACGTCCGTATCATATGAGCACAAGAGACCAGTCCAACATCTAAGATCCAAACAAACTGAGCCTACAAGAGTCAGTTcaatttttacaaaataaattAAACGAGCAATTGCTTCAACCATAAAATAGGTTTGTCTGATCAAACGACATTGCTTCAACCCTAGATTGAAGATTAATAATAAACACCaaaaatttagataggtggCAAATTAGTCCTAGCAATTCTTCTTTACATAAGAATACAGGTGCAGCTTCTGCTTTGGGAGCTTGGCCTTGACGCCTACAAATATGCAATTAAATTTGATGCCGATCTACTTTAACTGTGACTTCAGTCCACCTTTTTATCCGATCCTTGACACCAAACAGAGGagaaaagataagaaacaataAGTATAATTCAATAGCCATGCTATTTTAAAAGTTAACCAAGCAGTTAGATGTCAGTTGCAAGCAAGCCACTCGATTCTAGTACTCTATACTGGAATATATACTGACAAGAGACAGGACAGGTCAACAAAGTTATACAATCCACATCAGTTCAGTGCACCGAAACAATAATATTCAGCAGGTTCTTTTCATGATGAGGAACAACAAAGTTATACCCTGGAAAAAGGGATTGTATTCACGTGGCCAACAACAAAATTGGCATAGACACAATCTACTTGCAGCTGAAAGCAAAGGTCTAGTTAACCATTCAGGGCAAGTTATGGGCTACTGGAATAATGCCTTGCAGCTGATAATAACTATAGCAGCAGAAGTCAATAGGAAGGTGCAGAAAATAAATATGAGATAGGACTACATGTCTATGTAAGAATGAAACTGAGTGGAGGGAAGAAATAGAGAATACCATTTCTAATTTCAGAAGCCATATCACTAACCATTTGACACCAGTTCTGAAGCAAGCAGTGTATAGATATGAGCAGGACTTTCAATGACATGCAAAGTCTGATGATGCTATTTGCTCAGCCATATCACTAACTGTATACAACAGCTCTTTCAATGACATGAGCAGGAGCATTGCAACTTCATGTTTAGGGGTTGACAAGTTTTGGAGCAAGATCTCAGTCTATAGATATGGTGACATTGCAAAATTAGGAATCTCCCCGCAGCAAAAGTACAAGCACAAAGGCAACACGTCGGCTGCAGAGAttgaaaaaaagaaacaaattCACTACCTGGTCAGATACAGTTTTACCGTGAGTGCTGCAAGGGGAGTGGTGATCTGCATGCAGAACAAAAGGAAATCTTTGTTGCCATGCCATGCCACGCTAATGAATAATGATGCCGGCTGGCCTGGTCTCTCTATGACTCTACGTTCGGGGAACGGCGTGGTATGATTGTGCTCGGAGGGAGCAGAAATTGACCCTCTTGACCGTTTGGGAACGGTAAAAGGTCCTAGCAGGAGCTGAGAAACTACTAATAACTGCTACTATCTAGGAAGAGGACCACGCCAAGGCCACCGAGCACAGAGCATACATGACGTGCTCGAGCGAATGCCCACGGGACCAACGGGTAAATTGTACTAGTATCCTAGAGCAGAGCTAGTAAAAAAAATCCGAAACACGTTACACCATTCCTGAAGCTGGAACTCGATGTCGCTGGCACATGTTCAAACTATCAGGCCTTTTGGGGGATGGATGGATGATGCCACAGCAGGACTTTTGGGGGAAAGCGAATGGGTAATTGTTTGGTCTAAACGCCCGCCCGTAAAGCTGCGCTTTCCCCGCTTGTTTATCCTCACGCCAAGATCTGGGATTCGTGCCAAAAAGCACGTAGGACTAGCAGCAGTACAACCGGCTCCCGATCGGCCGATTTGTTTTGTGCGCAGCCGACGTGCGCAGCCTCTAGCGGAGCCGCCGAGTACCCACGAATCAAGAACCCGCCGAGTATGCGAATCAAGAACCGTACCGGCGAACTTGCTCCAAGAAACCCTAGGACATGGGGAGGAAAGGGCAAGGAAGTGAGCGACGAGTACCGGCGAGAATGTTGCCACCGGAGTAGGCAGCCGCCGGCGGCCTAAACGAACAAGGCCTGAGAGGATTCCTAGTAGTATAGATAGATACAGAGATAAAAATAGAGATAAAGAGGTAGAGAAGATATAAACACAGATATATGATACCAGTAGAAATATAGGAGCTTCCATGATATTTTTTCGCGTAACATTTCAAACTTCATCATTGTACAGATTATATCTATAATTTTCGTCATAGTTATTCGGCAGCAGCCCTCGGCCCCAACGGAATTATGACGAAAGTAAAGCGCGCATTATAAACAACATCTCGTATCGTTACAAAACAGTGTGCCACCAACATCTCGTATATGTGACACCAGCGACTCGTGATAGAACTGGTGGACCACATGTAGCGTCGGGACCTATAGATCACCTGTG
The Panicum hallii strain FIL2 chromosome 6, PHallii_v3.1, whole genome shotgun sequence genome window above contains:
- the LOC112898170 gene encoding uncharacterized protein LOC112898170 yields the protein MSGHGANAAATVTAQVDAGTELDGAGNPFGQTSRSPSIHDADSSSNDESKGETLEAIRRRKEKMKAKIEKKAEKLMMKRIKEESEKHPFFGLNQVPHNYASSQYPISQSQSVHLGKPPFFDGTDYAKWSYDLKMHLYGLHPSIWEVVIVGVTPPTNGVPVAEQAQDYLRVAVRVITSSLCAQEFNKVRNVEIAKKIWDTLREAHEGTNEVREGNMDLLQGELEHFVMHDEETVRQMYDRLMVPISDIRYLGSTEWEDQKLVERDVAKSLSHKVNKNVALNASSSDKVESSLKALKSKKEDSSDEGSTDEEMVLVLRNFKKFMKKKYYKKGGDDKKKPSQRRCFKEIKKIMEKLEKKKKCLDRQEDLFILEKERNLTLEKPLDEEKVKVENLAIDLSLANDSKERMSKETTLINESLASLKATHSKLQGSFSCLTTKYKGLEACITNLAKLEKLIKAKDAQLERLNKLVRNGYEGDTKPEPKVAYKEGRRSHKKDGLGHYKGGKVNDRKVVKGKECVMFTKGSNLEDLMNIEYPIKAKVTKHEPSPSYTTDYMVTMDHNGKIVIKYVGAYTKRAILRSVWVPKVFFLQDKSETQGIVKKFIRSAQNEYELKIKNVRSDNGSEFRNTNVEEFLDEEGIKHEFSAPYTPQQNGIVERKNRILIETARTMPDEYKTPDIFWTEAINTACHAINRLYLHKYLGKTPYEIIIGNKTKNLIKFGGQNLLILDILGPLGLCLKFQPWVRSSNPIGSSATKSKVPTGALTVPFDSV